Proteins co-encoded in one Littorina saxatilis isolate snail1 unplaced genomic scaffold, US_GU_Lsax_2.0 scaffold_1742, whole genome shotgun sequence genomic window:
- the LOC138955411 gene encoding salivary glue protein Sgs-3-like: MTVGTTPRADDITTASSVTTMQPPPGSTGVTTPPPPPPTTTTTATTTTPTTTTTTPEPTTTTTSTTTTTTMQTTQATSPTSTTTTTMPTSTTSLQTVTTRYTMRDTSTPLTSTSAETHAPYSTKVVSGGTTLTPNGERTTTPDIHGQRTTTPGMNQQRTTTPGHNQDFSTRQSTASSILPSSSTTDVSGSGSSEGDYIKDYTEGEAGGEGEGSETDTRSASSSQGAGPTVSDYLPLIIGVTLGVLVGVAVVGVLAWLWTRNKRKQKALRVEEDQLNIIGSIEPSSYSYPLSGSEH; the protein is encoded by the exons A TGACGGTAGGAACGACtccacgagcagacgacatcaCCACAGCCAGTTCTGTCACCACCATGCAGCCCCCACCAGGCTCCACTGGCGTTAcaacacccccaccaccaccgcctaccaccaccactactgCGACGACCACCACCCCCACTACTACAACAACCACTCCTGaaccaacgacaacaacaaccagcacaacaactacaacgacaatGCAGACGACACAAGCCACATCACCAACATCAACAACCACGACCACTATGCcgacatcaacaacatcattacAAACGGTAACAACAAGATACACAATGAGAGACACGTCCACGCCTTTGACGTCAACGTCGGCAGAAACACACGCGCCTTATTCAACCAAAGTCGTAAGTGGAGGAACGACCTTGACACCGAACGGGGAACGAACGACAACTCCAGACATCCACGGGCAGCGAACGACAACTCCTGGTATGAACCAGCAACGAACGACAACCCCTGGCCACAACCAGGACTTTTCAACCAGGCAATCCACCGCCTCCTCCATCCTGCCTTCGTCATCCACGACAGACGTCTCTGGATCGGGGTCGTCAGAGGGAGATTACATCAAAGATTACACAGAGGGGGAggcggggggagagggggaggggtctGAAACCGACACTCGCTCCGCCTCCAGCAGTCAAGGGGCGGGGCCTACCGTGTCGGACTACCTGCCACTCATCATCGGCGTGACCCTGGGCGTGTTGGTGGGCGTGGCTGTGGTGGGCGTGCTGGCGTGGCTGTGGACTCGCAACAAGCGGAAGCAGAAAGCTCTGAGGGTGGAGGAGGACCAGCTCAACATCATCGGCAGTATAGAGCCGTCATCATACTCCTACCCCCTCTCTGGATC